A genome region from Triticum aestivum cultivar Chinese Spring chromosome 2B, IWGSC CS RefSeq v2.1, whole genome shotgun sequence includes the following:
- the LOC123042240 gene encoding uncharacterized protein, whose protein sequence is MIEAEGGGLQSMMAAETETEVEMAEEWKLARESECRLRNCECRWRCLCSPRIPRVAPGMDYSSTPAGAGGGADRPAWSLLVGLKDGAVLRLKRLRVARSGRILGRSDDALEAFHDIKTPTGRRFNASAALAPDGRSLCVLRQEDDGAGEQPHALHLTLQQPETDTSPEHLPLPPEIQAGRSRNCMPISAAGHIFALCPIVEYGVKFSLLMRPLHPLPEGGGGGQWEQVGQDKHDKDSYRWLGGGFLQGYAVLPGPLILVSLKQDRGFFTVAPGSGSRDWTPVLTDETRPRRDYAPIVGRGVYMEQDNAIYMLRGNTIYAYKLSYIHQDQGDDQGRGRLRLDPPITIDSVCPYSSGHGCGFLTRLDGRLMCSVWISLAPRQQLEDCRCDNLHAIVTTFNLQDPAQGGIEVLHSSFRQVDMEPNRANPEDQEFCFLQEYEDKDCPVLLQHQQGQEKDLTSCSQLQHVDQPSKMLDCCRRFLEMKDYPPLCFSCGTKGHVARDCSLPPQQPLPAMPHRTLVGRASMQHRVPFERRPVATTTSINKDLFIICQAGSQLVIYHTGVLDETSLLQGGGDDGKPLQPSCYVATYVGDDDYWHFFLHSGSKIRAISREKDGMLEFSLNKDRTMATDRLPVRRLPSADTFVLFITVCGETIALTDTLKVFHQPRFSYGSSTWLLCKTDQSHVLHRKVMISGYVAVNDDSFIVCDALTGSCLLFDLGAKQWRVVMPWAAFAEDLPRTSPTKCPLNGRCVSVDGFIYTCRDGGLAAYRLLDKDHSVYLSEPILLPFSWLVDDCVGEDMCLDYAGKDVDSGAILFYVVQLQSGYRPPRHDVQITIVQVKTKATTSSKKREPVRVAPVDCVTRFIHHEEAVVDARCCFAL, encoded by the exons atgATTGAGGCGGAGGGGGGGGGCTTGCAgtcgatgatggcggcggagacggagacggaggtggagatggcggagGAGTGGAAGCTGGCGCGTGAGTCCGAGTGCCGTTTGCGCAATTGCGAGTGCCGCTGGCGTTGTCTCTGCTCCCCCCGGATCCCCCGCGTGGCCCCCGGGATGGACTACTCTTCCACCCCCGccggtgccggtggcggcgccgacCGGCCCGCCTGGTCGCTGCTCGTCGGCCTCAAGGACGGCGCCGTCCTACGGCTCAAACGCCTCCGCGTGGCGCGGTCCGGGCGGATCCTCGGCCGGAGTGACGATGCGCTCGAGGCTTTCCACGACATCAAGACGCCGACTGGTCGCAGGTTCAACGCCAGCGCCGCCCTGGCTCCCGACGGCCGCTCGCTCTGCGTCctgcgccaggaggacgacggtgcCGGCGAGCAACCCCATGCCCTGCACCTAACTCTGCAGCAGCCCGAGACAGACACATCTCCGGAGCATCTTCCTTTGCCTCCGGAGATTCAAGCAGGGAGGAGCCGTAACTGCATGCCCATCTCCGCCGCTGGCCACATCTTTGCTCTGTGCCCCATCGTGGAATATGGCGTCAAGTTTAGCCTCCTCATGCGACCCCTGCATCCGCTCCCCGAGGGCGGGGGCGGGGGCCAATGGGAGCAGGTCGGCCAAGACAAACACGACAAGGACAGTTACCGATGGTTGGGCGGCGGGTTCCTCCAGGGCTACGCCGTGCTCCCCGGCCCCCTCATCCTCGTCTCCTTGAAGCAAGACCGCGGCTTCTTCACCGTCGCCCCTGGCTCCGGCTCCCGTGACTGGACCCCAGTGCTCACCGACGAAACAAGGCCGCGGCGAGACTACGCCCCTATCGTCGGCCGCGGTGTCTACATGGAGCAAGACAATGCCATCTACATGCTCCGTGGCAACACCATCTATGCCTACAAGCTCAGCTACATACACCAGGATCAGGGTGATGATCAGGGGAGGGGGAGGCTCAGGCTGGATCCGCCCATCACCATCGACTCTGTATGTCCTTACAGTTCCGGTCATGGGTGTGGCTTTCTCACCCGTCTCGATGGTCGGCTCATGTGCTCCGTGTGGATCAGCCTGGCACCACGTCAACAATTAGAAGATTGCCGGTGTGACAACCTACATGCCATTGTCACCACCTTCAACCTCCAAGATCCGGCTCAGGGGGGAATAGAGGTGCTGCATTCCTCTTTCCGCCAGGTAGACATGGAACCCAATCGCGCGAATCCAGAGGACCAGGAATTCTGCTTTCTACA GGAGTACGAGGACAAGGATTGTCCGGTGCTGCTGCAACACCAACAAGGGCAAGAGAAGGATCTAACCAGCTGTTCCCAGCTGCAACACGTCGACCAACCCTCCAAGATGCTTGATTGTTGCAG ACGGTTTCTCGAAATGAAAGACTATCCACCCCTTTGCTTTTCCTGCGGCACCAAAGGTCACGTTGCCCGCGACTGCTCTCTCCCGCCACAGCAGCCCTTGCCGGCAATGCCTCACCGCACGCTGGTTGGCCGTGCTTCAATGCAACACCGGGTCCCTTTTGAAAGGCGTCCGGTTGCTACAACAACAAGTATCAATAAAGATCTGTTTATCATCTGCCAAGCTGGCTCACAACTCGTCATCTACCATACAGGCGTCCTGGATGAGACTTCACTGTTGCAAGGAGGAGGAGACGATGGCAAGCCTCTCCAACCGTCGTGTTATGTTGCAACATATGTTGGTGATGATGACTATTGGCACTTTTTCCTTCACAGTGGCTCAAAAATACGCGCCATATCGAGGGAAAAAGATGGCATGCTTGAGTTTAGTCTGAACAAGGACCGTACGATGGCTACGGATCGTCTACCTGTACGGCGGCTGCCAAGTGCTGATACTTTTGTTTTGTTTATCACAGTTTGTGGAGAGACCATTGCCCTTACGGATACTCTGAAAGTTTTCCATCAGCCAAGGTTCAGTTATGGATCCAGCACGTGGCTGCTTTGCAAGACAGATCAGTCGCATGTTCTCCACAGGAAGGTTATGATATCTGGATATGTAGCAGTGAATGACGATTCCTTTATAGTCTGTGATGCTCTCACAGGTTCCTGTCTTTTGTTTGACCTGGGTGCCAAGCAATGGCGTGTTGTCATGCCTTGGGCCGCATTCGCAGAGGACCTGCCAAGGACTAGCCCTACAAAGTGCCCTTTAAATGGTAGATGTGTGTCTGTCGATGGCTTTATCTACACATGCAGAGACGGAGGGCTTGCTGCTTATCGGCTGCTTGATAAAGATCATTCTGTGTATCTCAGCGAGCCCATCCTTTTGCCATTCTCATGGCTTGTGGATGATTGTGTGGGTGAGGACATGTGCTTGGATTATGCTGGCAAAGATGTGGACTCTGGTGCTATTTTGTTTTACGTTGTGCAACTGCAAA GTGGGTATCGTCCGCCCAGGCATGATGTACAGATCACCATTGTCCAGGTTAAGACTAAAGCAACAACCAGCAGCAAGAAAAGGGAACCAGTGCGAGTCGCCCCCGTGGACTGTGTCACGCGTTTCATACATCACGAGGAAGCCGTCGTCGATGCCAGATGCTGCTTTGCGCTCTAG